A stretch of Saccharomyces cerevisiae S288C chromosome IV, complete sequence DNA encodes these proteins:
- a CDS encoding uncharacterized protein (hypothetical protein that localizes to mitochondria; overexpression affects endocytic protein trafficking; YDR514C has a paralog, GFD2, that arose from the whole genome duplication), with the protein MSSSTKCKKAYEAVVKMVTHRFNSKAVRNYHQPQGLNRSLATRNAARVRGMVPSRRGGVGLYKSSSSKLMNKLGRQKTWINEFEHFNSLHEIAYTPNIALSSEIQKYLKALETNYRSIYEKSSELLDKKLEEIDKKWIEKNGCIPDASKDDVEKNLRKQYLADVQDVKNEHIPVMNCEPGGSQFKYLCKTIELLSSNKTICFAIDVEAFEFDTDIVTEIGIAIYDPRENIYSLMPIIRSYHLIVAEALPLRNKKFVCDFKDCFLLGESLVLPLEQCVEFIQSLINFYMKCETDQDTTWERAFVGHAIAGDIKWLKKIGVHVPELDNELTKPEDSTESKGVRKHVKMLDTEKIYSMCYGKKGSSLGKLLRLFHLPHAFLHNAGNDAYYTLLLMLKLGDYNFRKQIGADDLETMGYRIREWFKREADEPKILPMSYVLSVMNANNSKPKVDDKGRKKPRDLVPQTEFSGSHWFQNARAAFKSTLV; encoded by the coding sequence ATGAGTAGCTCCACAAAGTGCAAGAAAGCATACGAAGCGGTAGTCAAAATGGTTACGCATAGATTCAACTCCAAAGCAGTCCGCAATTACCATCAACCACAAGGTTTAAACAGGAGTCTGGCAACCCGCAATGCAGCTAGAGTTAGGGGTATGGTCCCTTCAAGAAGAGGGGGCGTGGGACTGTATAAGAGTTCAAGTAGCAAGTTGATGAATAAACTAGGAAGACAAAAGACATGGATAAATGAGTTTGAACATTTTAATTCTCTGCACGAAATTGCATATACCCCTAACATTGCGTTAAGTAGTGAAAtccaaaaatatttaaaggCATTGGAAACAAACTATCGGTCCATCTATGAGAAAAGTTCAGAATTACTGGATAAGAAGCTGGAAGAAATTGACAAGAAATGGATAGAGAAAAACGGGTGTATACCTGATGCATCTAAAGACGATGTGGAGAAAAATCTAAGAAAGCAATATTTAGCAGATGTACAGGACGTAAAAAACGAACATATACCTGTGATGAATTGTGAACCTGGTGGGTCTCAGTTCAAGTATCTCTGTAAAACTATTGAGTTATTATCATCCAACAAGACAATTTGTTTTGCCATCGATGTAGAGgcatttgaatttgataCAGACATTGTTACAGAGATTGGCATCGCCATATATGATCCAAGAGAAAACATTTATTCCTTGATGCCGATTATAAGAAGTTATCATTTAATTGTTGCTGAAGCGTTACCGTTaagaaacaagaaattcGTATGCGACTTTAAAGACTGCTTTTTACTTGGAGAAAGTCTTGTATTACCATTGGAACAATGTGTAGAGTTCATTCAGTCGTTGATTAATTTCTATATGAAATGTGAGACGGACCAAGATACAACCTGGGAAAGAGCGTTTGTGGGTCATGCTATAGCGGGGGATATTAAGTGGCTGAAGAAAATTGGGGTCCATGTACCTGAATTGGATAATGAACTTACCAAACCGGAGGACTCAACGGAGAGCAAAGGTGTTAGAAAACATGTTAAGATGCTTGACACAGAGAAAATTTATAGCATGTGTTATGGCAAGAAGGGTAGCAGTTTAGGTAAACTACTAAGGCTTTTTCACTTGCCACATGCCTTCTTACATAACGCAGGCAATGATGCATATTACACGTTGCTCCTGATGCTGAAGTTAGGAGATTATAACTTTAGAAAGCAAATTGGGGCAGATGATTTAGAAACAATGGGATATAGGATAAGAGAATGGTTTAAGCGTGAGGCGGACGAACCCAAAATTTTGCCAATGTCGTACGTGCTAAGTGTGATGAATGCCAATAATAGCAAACCGAAAGTTGATGATAAGGGAAGAAAGAAGCCGAGGGATCTTGTACCTCAGACGGAATTTAGCGGGTCTCATTGGTTTCAAAATGCACGCGCAGCCTTCAAAAGTACTCTTGTGTGA
- the GRX2 gene encoding dithiol glutaredoxin GRX2 (Cytoplasmic glutaredoxin; thioltransferase, glutathione-dependent disulfide oxidoreductase involved in maintaining redox state of target proteins, also exhibits glutathione peroxidase activity, expression induced in response to stress; GRX2 has two in-frame start codons resulting in a shorter isoform that is retained in the cytosol and a longer form translocated to the mitochondrial matrix; GRX2 has a paralog, GRX1, that arose from the whole genome duplication) encodes METNFSFDSNLIVIIIITLFATRIIAKRFLSTPKMVSQETVAHVKDLIGQKEVFVAAKTYCPYCKATLSTLFQELNVPKSKALVLELDEMSNGSEIQDALEEISGQKTVPNVYINGKHIGGNSDLETLKKNGKLAEILKPVFQ; translated from the coding sequence ATGGAGACCAATTTTTCCTTCGACTCGAATTTAattgttattatcattatcacGTTGTTTGCCACAAGAATTATTGCTAAAAGATTTTTATCTACTCCAAAAATGGTATCCCAGGAAACAGTTGCTCACGTAAAGGATCTGATTGGCCAAAAGGAAGTGTTTGTTGCAGCAAAGACATACTGCCCTTACTGTAAAGCTACTTTGTCTACCCTCTTCCAAGAATTGAACGTTCCCAAATCCAAGGCCCTTGTGTTGGAATTAGATGAAATGAGCAATGGCTCAGAGATTCAAGACGCTTTAGAAGAAATCTCGGGCCAAAAAACTGTACCTAACGTATACATCAATGGCAAGCACATTGGTGGTAACAGCGATTTGgaaactttgaagaaaaatggcaaGTTAGCTGAAATATTGAAGCCGGTATTTCAATAG